In Lentimicrobiaceae bacterium, one genomic interval encodes:
- the rplR gene encoding 50S ribosomal protein L18: protein EYRRNKIKLRVRKKISGTNQRPRMSVFRSNKDIYVQLIDDRTGTTLLSASARHEDIDAQKITKTEKAKLVGKLIAEKAKEAGIDTVVFDRNGYLYHGRIKALADAAREGGIKF, encoded by the coding sequence AGAATATAGACGCAACAAGATTAAACTACGCGTACGTAAAAAAATATCAGGTACTAACCAACGTCCAAGAATGTCGGTTTTTAGAAGTAACAAAGACATTTACGTTCAGCTTATCGACGATAGAACCGGTACAACATTATTATCAGCATCGGCGCGTCATGAAGATATAGATGCTCAAAAAATTACAAAAACCGAAAAAGCAAAGCTTGTAGGTAAATTAATAGCCGAAAAAGCAAAAGAGGCAGGAATAGATACTGTAGTTTTTGACCGTAACGGATATTTATATCACGGTCGTATTAAAGCCTTAGCCGATGCAGCTAGGGAAGGTGGAATTAAATTCTAA